Proteins encoded in a region of the Syntrophorhabdales bacterium genome:
- a CDS encoding fibronectin type III domain-containing protein codes for PAVVSVGTQAWVGFRILKSCTGCGGSLEAWKEIRLTDKEGYTIYKGRLYTYDNDLTPGLDYTYRVVPFTEGDVPGAASSTYTIKWQHTPNPPKEVKAAAGDGSVDLSWNREKGVSYNVYRFDDGMYPLEPVNQTLVTGSSFTDHGLQNGKRYTYEVRSVRVEGATRWEGEGAKAEATPQDRTPPASPQNLAGAKKDGTVELTWEKNTEADLAGYNIYRISAGKSEKLNKELLTEPRFLDEMPGSQRYVSYYVTAVDRVGNESGPSREIIIVLKD; via the coding sequence GCCTGCTGTTGTCAGCGTCGGCACTCAAGCCTGGGTCGGCTTCCGGATACTCAAGAGCTGCACCGGTTGCGGAGGGAGTCTCGAGGCGTGGAAGGAGATCCGCTTAACGGATAAGGAGGGCTATACCATTTACAAGGGACGCCTCTACACGTACGATAACGACCTGACGCCGGGCCTTGATTACACGTATCGGGTAGTTCCTTTTACTGAAGGGGATGTTCCAGGCGCCGCCTCCAGCACGTACACGATAAAATGGCAGCATACGCCGAATCCGCCAAAGGAGGTCAAGGCCGCAGCAGGGGACGGAAGTGTGGATTTGTCGTGGAACAGGGAAAAAGGAGTTTCTTACAACGTGTATCGCTTCGATGATGGCATGTATCCCCTCGAACCGGTAAACCAGACGCTGGTCACAGGCTCTTCCTTCACTGACCACGGGCTGCAGAACGGCAAACGTTACACGTACGAAGTTAGAAGTGTGAGAGTAGAAGGGGCAACACGATGGGAGGGAGAAGGGGCAAAAGCAGAAGCAACCCCTCAGGATAGAACTCCTCCGGCATCGCCTCAAAATCTGGCGGGCGCAAAAAAAGATGGCACCGTGGAGCTGACGTGGGAGAAGAATACGGAGGCTGATCTTGCCGGGTATAATATCTACCGTATCAGCGCGGGCAAGTCCGAAAAACTGAACAAGGAACTGCTGACAGAGCCCCGTTTCCTTGATGAAATGCCGGGGTCGCAGCGTTACGTTTCCTATTACGTGACTGCGGTCGACCGTGTCGGGAATGAAAGCGGGCCGTCACGCGAGATAATCATTGTCTTGAAGGACTAG